One window of Sphingobacteriales bacterium genomic DNA carries:
- a CDS encoding T9SS type A sorting domain-containing protein codes for MKKFTFFLLAFIASAMSFAQNAPVNFETGGNGAGWTWTVFENATNPPLEVVANPDPSGINTSATVAKFTALQTGQPWAGCESLHGNTDLGPFVLDATNSIIKIMVWKSVISDVGIKLAAPTGWAQPEIKIANTLVNQWEELTFNFSSYLNPPTSEGQLDQIIVFPDFNLGGRTADNIIYFDNITFSAGGGGSTEPTVAAPTPTHPASNVISMFSDAYTNVPVDTWRTDWSAATLEDVLVAGNATKKYSLLDFVGIETVANQIDATGMTHFHLDVWSADFTFFGVKLVDFGADGAFGGGDDTEHQVNFNAPAQAQWASLDIPLSSFTGLTSQSNLAQLILVGQPSGANTVYVDNVLFFNNGGGSPEPTVAAPTPTHPAANVISMFSDAYTNVPVDTWRTDWSAASLEDVLIAGNATKKYSLLDFVGIETVANQINASAMSHFHLDVWSADFTFFGVKLVDFGADGAFGGGDDTEHQVNFTAPAQAQWVSMDIPLTDFTGLTSQSHIAQLILVAQPTGLSTVFVDNVYFYDINTGINDLTQSQIEILVFPNPVKAGTQLHLSEEVNQLDIVDLSGKAVLSSNGLLIDTTGLAKGIYLVKILTNEGLTQTKKLIVE; via the coding sequence GAAACCGGCGGAAACGGTGCCGGTTGGACCTGGACAGTTTTTGAAAATGCCACCAATCCTCCGCTTGAAGTGGTGGCAAATCCGGACCCATCAGGAATCAATACCTCTGCTACAGTAGCCAAATTTACCGCCCTTCAAACAGGGCAACCTTGGGCAGGTTGCGAGTCGCTTCATGGCAATACCGACCTCGGACCTTTTGTTCTCGATGCAACCAATTCCATCATCAAAATAATGGTCTGGAAATCTGTTATCAGCGATGTGGGAATTAAACTTGCCGCACCAACAGGTTGGGCACAACCCGAAATTAAAATTGCCAATACCTTGGTTAATCAATGGGAAGAACTCACCTTTAATTTTTCTTCTTATCTGAACCCTCCTACAAGCGAAGGACAATTAGACCAAATTATCGTTTTTCCGGATTTTAACTTAGGTGGCAGAACGGCAGACAACATCATTTATTTCGACAACATTACCTTCTCGGCAGGAGGTGGCGGTTCAACCGAGCCGACTGTTGCCGCACCTACACCCACTCATCCGGCATCAAACGTTATCTCTATGTTCAGTGATGCTTATACCAATGTTCCGGTGGATACCTGGCGCACCGATTGGTCTGCTGCTACGCTCGAAGATGTGTTGGTTGCAGGAAATGCAACTAAAAAGTATTCCCTTTTAGATTTTGTCGGCATCGAAACCGTTGCCAATCAAATAGATGCTACCGGCATGACGCATTTCCATCTCGATGTATGGTCGGCCGATTTTACCTTTTTCGGAGTGAAATTAGTAGATTTTGGTGCAGATGGAGCATTTGGCGGAGGAGACGATACCGAGCATCAGGTAAACTTTAATGCCCCTGCTCAGGCACAGTGGGCAAGTTTGGATATTCCGTTAAGCAGTTTTACAGGACTTACTTCACAGTCAAACTTGGCACAACTCATATTGGTCGGGCAGCCTTCGGGGGCAAATACTGTGTATGTGGACAATGTTCTTTTTTTCAACAATGGAGGTGGTTCTCCTGAGCCTACGGTTGCTGCTCCAACGCCTACACATCCCGCAGCAAATGTTATCTCTATGTTCAGCGATGCTTATACCAATGTTCCGGTAGATACCTGGCGCACCGATTGGTCTGCTGCTTCACTCGAAGACGTGTTAATTGCAGGTAATGCTACTAAAAAGTATTCTTTGTTAGATTTTGTCGGCATCGAAACCGTTGCCAATCAAATAAATGCTTCGGCAATGTCTCATTTTCATCTCGATGTATGGTCGGCCGATTTTACTTTCTTTGGCGTAAAATTGGTTGATTTTGGCGCAGATGGTGCTTTTGGCGGAGGGGACGATACCGAGCATCAGGTAAACTTTACCGCACCGGCGCAAGCACAGTGGGTAAGTATGGATATTCCTCTAACTGATTTTACAGGACTTACTTCGCAATCACATATTGCACAACTCATCCTTGTTGCTCAACCTACCGGTTTAAGCACGGTTTTTGTGGACAATGTTTATTTTTACGACATCAACACAGGCATCAATGATTTGACTCAAAGCCAAATTGAAATTCTGGTTTTTCCTAACCCCGTTAAAGCAGGCACACAATTGCACCTGAGTGAAGAAGTCAATCAATTGGATATTGTTGATTTAAGCGGAAAAGCAGTATTGTCTTCCAACGGTTTATTGATAGATACAACCGGGTTAGCAAAAGGTATTTATCTGGTAAAAATACTAACTAACGAGGGATTGACCCAAACGAAAAAACTTATTGTAGAATAA